In Niallia sp. FSL W8-0635, one genomic interval encodes:
- a CDS encoding DUF302 domain-containing protein: protein MFDYTVETSKNISEAIYSLEENLKEEKFGVLWMFDIKDKLQEKGLEFESDYKVLEVCNPHEAQRVLKENLLVGYFLPCKMIVYTDQGKTKIGMPRPTALINLANNEEIKKLAQDIEVRLISCINKSI, encoded by the coding sequence TACTGTAGAAACCAGTAAAAATATTAGTGAGGCAATTTATAGCTTGGAAGAAAATTTAAAAGAAGAAAAGTTTGGTGTATTATGGATGTTTGATATAAAAGATAAACTTCAAGAGAAAGGACTAGAGTTTGAATCTGACTATAAAGTTTTAGAGGTTTGTAACCCACATGAAGCACAAAGAGTGTTAAAGGAGAATTTGTTAGTTGGTTATTTCTTGCCATGTAAAATGATTGTTTATACCGACCAGGGAAAAACTAAAATTGGCATGCCGAGACCAACAGCTTTAATTAACTTAGCAAATAATGAAGAAATCAAAAAACTTGCACAAGATATTGAGGTCCGTTTAATTAGCTGTATTAATAAAAGTATATAA